Proteins encoded in a region of the Synechococcus sp. BIOS-U3-1 genome:
- the aroH gene encoding chorismate mutase, whose amino-acid sequence MTAPRLLRGLRGATTCADNSAHAIHDAVAELVDALMDQNALNPDQLVSVTFSVTADLDASFPAATARHRSGWEGVALLDVQQMAVQGDLARCIRLLAHAWIPSDQPLQHPYLRGASRLRPDRSGHN is encoded by the coding sequence ATGACAGCCCCTCGGCTGCTGCGAGGACTAAGAGGTGCGACCACCTGCGCTGACAACAGCGCACACGCCATCCATGACGCTGTTGCTGAGCTAGTGGACGCCCTGATGGACCAGAACGCTCTGAATCCAGACCAGCTGGTCTCCGTGACGTTCTCCGTGACAGCCGATCTGGACGCCAGCTTTCCAGCAGCGACGGCGCGCCACCGATCAGGCTGGGAGGGAGTAGCCCTCCTGGATGTGCAGCAGATGGCCGTTCAGGGGGACCTGGCGCGTTGCATCCGTCTTCTGGCTCATGCCTGGATTCCTTCCGATCAACCGCTGCAGCATCCCTACCTGAGGGGGGCATCACGGCTGCGCCCGGACCGATCTGGTCACAACTGA
- a CDS encoding DUF2808 domain-containing protein, with translation MKRRCSLTPSRSAGLAALIGCGVIGGAAVLPLATPPAIAQNTPSLLEFRWDSGSGYRKLYFVQTSQRRRERSEYFFMLRKKDRKTAILKLSITVPSYFNARIRPKNLTLCKMSMGGMLSRSKCKEVLPAVFEVNEKQTAIEVFPDTPIPTGGTYAVVMNVFNPSQAGMFQFNALAQAPGDVPVSGYLGSWLVDID, from the coding sequence ATGAAACGACGTTGTTCTCTCACTCCCAGTCGCAGCGCAGGACTGGCAGCTCTGATCGGTTGCGGAGTCATCGGCGGAGCTGCTGTATTGCCCCTCGCCACACCCCCCGCCATTGCTCAGAACACACCGTCCTTGCTGGAGTTCCGCTGGGACTCAGGGTCTGGATATCGCAAGCTTTACTTCGTTCAGACCAGCCAACGCCGGCGCGAGCGCTCGGAATATTTCTTCATGCTGCGCAAGAAGGATCGCAAGACCGCGATTCTCAAACTGAGCATCACGGTGCCCAGCTATTTCAACGCGCGCATCCGTCCTAAAAATCTCACGCTCTGCAAGATGTCGATGGGCGGGATGCTCTCTAGAAGCAAGTGCAAAGAAGTGCTGCCAGCGGTGTTTGAAGTAAATGAGAAGCAGACAGCCATCGAGGTCTTCCCCGACACACCGATCCCAACTGGTGGCACCTATGCCGTCGTGATGAACGTCTTCAATCCGAGCCAGGCGGGAATGTTCCAATTCAATGCCCTGGCACAGGCCCCCGGAGACGTTCCCGTATCCGGCTACCTCGGCAGCTGGCTTGTGGATATCGACTGA
- the rpmH gene encoding 50S ribosomal protein L34: MTKRTLGGTSRKRRRVSGFRVRMRTHTGRRVIRSRRKRGRSRLSA, translated from the coding sequence ATGACGAAACGAACTCTCGGAGGCACAAGTCGCAAGCGCAGGCGCGTTTCCGGTTTCAGGGTGCGCATGCGCACGCATACAGGGCGTCGAGTCATTCGTAGTCGACGCAAGCGCGGACGCTCACGTCTGTCCGCTTGA
- a CDS encoding ribonuclease P protein component yields MVLPASMRLRGHRCFDHLHRKGKRFHGTLMVLRKASAHHSLLKRPATPGGSDSRPRSRACRVAVVISSKVSKRAVIRNRLRRLLHDHLRSKFEHAPEHSSVWLLVSLKPGAATEDHDLLEECDRLLVQAGLKP; encoded by the coding sequence ATGGTCTTGCCGGCATCCATGCGTCTGCGCGGCCATCGCTGTTTTGATCATTTGCATCGGAAAGGCAAGCGCTTTCACGGCACTTTGATGGTTCTGAGAAAGGCCTCAGCCCATCACTCCCTGCTCAAACGCCCAGCGACTCCGGGTGGATCCGACAGCCGGCCAAGGTCACGGGCCTGCCGCGTGGCTGTGGTGATCAGCAGCAAGGTGAGCAAACGCGCCGTGATCAGAAATCGATTGCGGAGGCTCCTGCACGATCATCTGCGTTCAAAGTTCGAACATGCTCCAGAACACTCCAGCGTCTGGCTTCTGGTCAGTTTGAAGCCTGGAGCAGCCACAGAGGATCACGACTTACTGGAAGAATGCGACAGATTGCTTGTACAGGCGGGCCTGAAGCCATGA
- a CDS encoding PH domain-containing protein: MTSSIQEDTFYEGGPAKGDLIFNILLAFTLLGLPLTVAAVVRALWLRFRITSRRVSVSGGWMGKDRSQVVYSQIREVRCVPRGFGAWGDMVLVLTDGSRLELRSMPRFREVETYIQERIKSRSESNGSSSDSIPSKGFAA; the protein is encoded by the coding sequence ATGACCAGCTCCATTCAGGAAGACACCTTTTACGAGGGAGGCCCCGCAAAGGGTGATCTGATCTTCAATATCCTTTTGGCCTTCACCTTGCTTGGCCTTCCACTCACCGTGGCGGCCGTTGTACGGGCCCTTTGGTTGCGCTTCCGCATCACCAGTCGGAGAGTCTCTGTGAGCGGCGGCTGGATGGGTAAGGACCGTAGCCAAGTGGTCTACAGCCAGATCCGGGAGGTGCGCTGTGTGCCCCGTGGTTTTGGAGCGTGGGGCGACATGGTTCTCGTGCTGACAGATGGATCAAGGCTTGAGCTCCGTTCGATGCCGCGCTTCCGGGAGGTTGAGACCTACATCCAAGAACGCATCAAGAGCAGATCCGAATCCAATGGCTCTAGCAGTGACAGCATTCCAAGCAAAGGCTTCGCTGCCTAA
- the yidC gene encoding membrane protein insertase YidC, whose translation MIGYISDNLLLPILDFFYGLVPSYGLAIVALTVVIRLALFPLSAGSIRSARRMRIAQPVMQKRQAEIKSRFASNPQKQQEELGKLMKEFGSPLAGCLPLLVQMPILFALFATLRGSPFADVPYTLNLKVLPSEQIAAVEPKPFTSASHSIFVTETNHVPVIASLPGGTKIGTGDSVQIQLQTKSGEAFGEVLNGVENGKSFLPAWTVTKGESIVSVSETGEITALAAGDATVEGKIPGLAARSGFLFIKALGQVGFYTDGSVNWDIAILVGSFGLSLFISQLLSGMGMPANQQQSTANKITPVMITGMFLFFPLPAGVLLYMVIANIFQALQTFLLTREALPDNLQAILDEQLKQQPTPAAAGGIPGGRLPFEPKGGNK comes from the coding sequence GTGATCGGTTACATCTCCGACAATCTGCTGCTGCCGATCCTGGATTTCTTCTATGGATTGGTTCCCAGCTACGGGCTCGCGATCGTGGCTCTCACGGTGGTGATCCGCCTGGCTCTCTTCCCGCTGAGCGCAGGGTCTATTCGCAGCGCACGGCGCATGCGCATCGCCCAGCCTGTGATGCAGAAACGTCAGGCTGAGATCAAGTCTCGCTTCGCCAGCAATCCTCAAAAACAGCAGGAAGAGCTGGGCAAATTGATGAAGGAGTTCGGCAGTCCCCTTGCGGGATGCCTGCCTCTCTTGGTCCAGATGCCGATCCTGTTCGCATTGTTCGCCACGTTGCGAGGCTCACCATTTGCAGACGTTCCTTACACCCTCAATCTCAAAGTGCTGCCCTCCGAGCAGATCGCTGCGGTTGAGCCCAAACCATTTACAAGCGCGAGCCACTCGATCTTCGTCACTGAGACCAATCACGTTCCTGTGATCGCCAGCCTCCCCGGCGGCACCAAGATCGGCACTGGTGACAGCGTTCAGATCCAGCTTCAAACCAAGAGCGGAGAAGCTTTCGGGGAGGTTCTAAACGGTGTTGAGAACGGCAAGTCTTTCCTGCCTGCCTGGACGGTCACCAAAGGCGAATCGATTGTGTCTGTCTCCGAAACAGGAGAAATCACAGCGCTGGCTGCCGGTGATGCAACGGTTGAAGGCAAGATCCCTGGCCTGGCAGCCCGCAGTGGTTTCCTGTTCATCAAGGCTCTCGGACAGGTGGGCTTCTACACCGACGGTTCAGTCAACTGGGATATCGCCATCCTCGTTGGCTCCTTTGGCCTGAGCCTGTTCATTTCCCAACTGCTGTCGGGCATGGGCATGCCTGCTAATCAGCAGCAGTCCACAGCCAACAAGATCACACCGGTGATGATCACAGGAATGTTCCTGTTCTTCCCTCTGCCGGCGGGCGTTCTGCTCTACATGGTGATCGCCAATATCTTCCAGGCTCTGCAGACCTTCCTGCTCACCCGTGAGGCATTACCGGACAATCTGCAGGCGATCCTGGACGAACAGCTCAAGCAGCAACCCACACCTGCGGCAGCCGGTGGAATCCCTGGGGGCCGCTTGCCTTTCGAGCCAAAGGGCGGCAACAAATGA
- a CDS encoding YceD family protein: protein MIPGLEPVPLRELQALGTFRVWSVAGQLDEMPSLTPVRGTLRAEHRGNLLEVEGSVQTIVCLRCDRCLGHFNQQLSAISKELIWLGQEPSDDHLAEAGLDLASPDGLMECLDPRGDFEPERWVFEQLSLQMSVVNRCGKHCPGMPQKPSDASPTREETTPDPRWQALKDLQSSMQRSGTNHD from the coding sequence ATGATTCCCGGCCTTGAGCCGGTACCGCTCAGGGAGCTACAAGCTCTGGGAACCTTCAGGGTCTGGTCAGTGGCAGGTCAACTCGATGAGATGCCCAGCCTCACCCCCGTTCGAGGCACTCTCAGAGCGGAACATCGAGGCAATCTTTTAGAGGTTGAGGGGTCGGTGCAGACCATCGTCTGCCTGCGCTGCGACCGTTGCCTCGGTCACTTCAACCAACAGCTGAGCGCTATCTCCAAGGAACTGATCTGGCTTGGCCAGGAACCGAGCGACGATCATCTCGCCGAAGCCGGTCTCGACTTGGCTTCGCCAGATGGACTGATGGAGTGTCTCGACCCACGCGGTGACTTCGAGCCAGAGCGCTGGGTTTTCGAACAGCTGAGCCTGCAGATGTCGGTTGTCAATCGCTGCGGAAAACATTGCCCGGGGATGCCACAGAAACCATCAGACGCTTCCCCAACCCGCGAAGAGACCACACCTGACCCCCGCTGGCAGGCCCTGAAAGATCTGCAGTCGTCGATGCAACGCAGCGGGACGAACCATGACTGA
- a CDS encoding AAA family ATPase, with protein sequence MTENWIAQLDLLIRSGTPLIWIRSHEEERVETLLRQASERLPDRTLTCWDFVGGLSGALGQEQLGARQPMAVLQWLQERSPSSPTLLLLKDVHRFCEDPGIARMLRNLASQLRTTPHTLIVTCGQWTPPADLDEALTLMDLPLPQEQELRTLLANIAKASGRALEADVLEELTHACCGLSEARVRHVAAKALAQRGSLSREDLVDVLEEKRLSLARSEVLEFCPTDATPGDIGGLETLKHWLDQRHRAFNDDARRFGLPLPKGVLLVGPQGTGKSLTARAIAHSWSMPLLRLDVGRLFSGLVGASEARTRDMIQRAEAMAPCVLWIDEIDKGFGNDSRSDGGTSQRVLATVLTWMAEKRSAVFVVATANGVERLPAELLRKGRFDEIFLLDLPSRDERLSILSLHLQRRRPRLNLPLSTVVDRTDGYSGAELEQVVIEAMHLAFAEIRELTESDMILAASQLVPLSRTAREQMESLKQWASAGRARPASLRAVTNPDAA encoded by the coding sequence ATGACTGAAAACTGGATCGCACAACTGGATCTTTTAATTCGATCGGGCACACCGTTGATCTGGATCCGCAGCCATGAAGAAGAGCGAGTGGAAACGCTGCTACGCCAGGCCTCGGAGCGGCTGCCCGATCGCACCCTGACCTGCTGGGATTTTGTGGGAGGCCTTAGCGGCGCCCTGGGCCAGGAACAGCTGGGAGCACGACAGCCAATGGCAGTGCTGCAGTGGCTTCAGGAGCGGTCCCCTTCCAGTCCGACCCTTTTACTGCTCAAAGATGTGCACCGGTTCTGTGAAGACCCTGGAATTGCACGCATGTTGCGGAACCTCGCCAGCCAACTGCGAACCACACCACACACCCTGATTGTGACGTGCGGGCAGTGGACGCCACCCGCCGATCTGGACGAAGCCCTCACTCTGATGGACCTGCCCTTGCCCCAGGAGCAGGAGCTGCGAACACTTCTCGCCAACATCGCCAAAGCCAGCGGTCGAGCTTTAGAGGCTGATGTGCTCGAGGAACTCACCCATGCCTGCTGTGGACTGAGCGAAGCGAGGGTGAGGCATGTGGCCGCCAAAGCGCTCGCACAGCGTGGATCGCTCAGCCGCGAGGACTTGGTGGATGTGCTGGAGGAGAAACGACTTTCCCTGGCCCGCAGCGAAGTGCTGGAGTTCTGCCCGACGGATGCAACGCCTGGCGACATCGGCGGATTGGAAACGCTCAAGCACTGGCTTGATCAACGACACAGGGCTTTCAACGACGATGCACGCCGCTTTGGACTTCCTCTGCCGAAGGGGGTGCTCCTTGTCGGTCCGCAGGGCACCGGTAAGTCACTGACAGCCCGAGCAATCGCCCACAGTTGGTCGATGCCACTTCTTCGTCTTGATGTGGGCCGCCTGTTCTCCGGCCTGGTTGGAGCCAGCGAAGCCAGAACCCGCGACATGATTCAGCGGGCGGAAGCGATGGCGCCCTGCGTTCTCTGGATCGATGAAATCGACAAGGGATTCGGCAATGACAGCCGCAGTGACGGCGGCACCAGCCAGCGTGTTCTGGCCACCGTGCTCACCTGGATGGCCGAGAAACGGTCTGCAGTGTTTGTGGTGGCCACTGCAAACGGCGTGGAGCGCTTACCGGCAGAACTGCTGCGCAAGGGTCGTTTTGATGAAATCTTCCTGCTGGATCTGCCTTCGAGAGATGAGCGACTGAGCATCCTCAGCCTTCACCTACAGCGGCGGCGCCCTCGACTCAACTTGCCACTTTCAACTGTGGTTGATCGCACTGACGGTTACTCCGGAGCTGAATTGGAGCAAGTGGTGATTGAGGCGATGCATCTGGCCTTCGCCGAAATTCGTGAACTCACCGAAAGCGACATGATCCTGGCGGCATCGCAGCTTGTTCCCTTATCGCGCACAGCAAGGGAACAGATGGAGAGCCTCAAGCAGTGGGCCAGTGCCGGGCGGGCCAGGCCCGCATCATTACGAGCCGTAACGAACCCTGACGCGGCGTAA